In Panthera leo isolate Ple1 chromosome B3, P.leo_Ple1_pat1.1, whole genome shotgun sequence, a single genomic region encodes these proteins:
- the IRF9 gene encoding interferon regulatory factor 9 isoform X1: MKHLANRYCLRRCLGQRPGLSPGTTPREFSSRQQIPEKMASGRARCTRKLRNWVVEQVESGQFPGVCWDDAAKTMFRIPWKHAGKQDFREDQDAAFFKAWAIFKGKYKEGDTEGPAIWKTRLRCALNKSPEFEEVPENGHRDGAEPYKVYRLLPSGTLPAQPGTQKSPSKRHYSSVSSEREEDEGTTKNCILSPSLIEDPLKNEEVGASGEAGHSEFGSSSSSNSPEPQEGTDTTEAPFQGDQVSLESLPPPDSDYSLLLTFIYGGRVVGEAQVQSLDCRLVAEPSGSQYGMEQVVFPKPDPREPTQRLLSQIERGVLVASNSRGLFVQRLCPIPISWNAPQAPPGPGPHLLPSNECVELFRTTYFCRDLARYFQGLGPPPKFQVTLNFWEESPGPSHTPKSLITVQMEQAFARRLLEETPEEQAAALSLLQSLGDPPSSSSLCSSYLL, encoded by the exons ATGAAGCATCTTGCAAACAGATACTGCCTTCGCAGATGCTTGGGGCAGAGACCGGGCCTCTCCCCAGGAACCACACCAAGGGAGTTCTCTTCCAGACAACAGATTCCTGAAAA GATGGCATCGGGCCGGGCACGCTGCACCCGAAAGCTGCGGAACTGGGTGGTGGAGCAAGTGGAGAGTGGGCAGTTCCCGGGGGTGTGCTGGGACGATGCAGCTAAGACCATGTTCCGGATTCCTTGGAAGCATGCAGGCAAGCAGGACTTCCGGGAGGACCAGGATGCCGCTTTCTTCAAG GCATGGGCGATATTTAAGGGGAAGtacaaggagggagacacagaaggcccTGCTATCTGGAAGACTCGTCTGCGCTGTGCTCTCAACAAGAGCCCCGAATTTGAGGAGGTTCCTGAAAATGGCCATAGGGATGGAGCTGAGCCCTACAAGGTGTATCGGCTGCTGCCATCGGGGACCCTCCCTG CCCAGCCAGGGACCCAGAAATCACCATCAAAGCGACATTACAGTTCTGTGTCCTCTGAGAGGGAAGAGGATGAGGGTACCACAAAGAACTGCATACTGAGTCCCTCTTTGATTGAGGACCCCCTCAAAAAC gaggaggtgggggccagTGGGGAAGCAGGCCATTCAGAATttgggagcagcagcagcagcaacagcccTGAGCCTCAGGAAG GTACAGACACAACAGAAGCCCCTTTCCAAGGAGATCAGGTGTCATTGGAGAGTCTGCCCCCTCCAGACTCAG ACTACTCGCTGCTGCTTACCTTCATCTACGGTGGGCGCGTGGTGGGCGAAGCCCAGGTGCAGAGCCTGGACTGCCGCCTTGTGGCTGAGCCCTCAGGCTCCCAGTATGGGATGGAGCAGGTGGTGTTTCCCAAGCCTGACCCACGAGAGCCCACCCAGCGCCTGCTGAGCCAGATCGAGAGAGGTGTCCTAGTAGCCAGCAACTCCAGAGGCCTCTTCGTGCAGcgtctctgccccatccccatctCCTGGAACGCGCCCCAGGCGCCACCCGGTCCAGGCCCACATCTGCTGCCCAGCAATGAGTGCGTGGAGCTCTTCAGAACCACCTACTTCTGCAGAG ACCTGGCCAGGTACTTCCAGGGCCTGGGCCCCCCACCCAAGTTCCAGGTGACTCTGAACTTCTGGGAGGAGAGCCCTGGCCCCAGCCACACCCCGAAGAGTCTTATCACAGTGCAG ATGGAGCAGGCCTTTGCCCGACGTTTACTGGAGGAGACTCCTGAGGAGCAGGCAGCCGCTCTCTCCCTGCTGCAGAGCCTGGGAGACCCGCCTTCCTCCTCTTCGCTCTGTTCCTCCTATCTCCTTTGA
- the IRF9 gene encoding interferon regulatory factor 9 isoform X2: protein MASGRARCTRKLRNWVVEQVESGQFPGVCWDDAAKTMFRIPWKHAGKQDFREDQDAAFFKAWAIFKGKYKEGDTEGPAIWKTRLRCALNKSPEFEEVPENGHRDGAEPYKVYRLLPSGTLPAQPGTQKSPSKRHYSSVSSEREEDEGTTKNCILSPSLIEDPLKNEEVGASGEAGHSEFGSSSSSNSPEPQEGTDTTEAPFQGDQVSLESLPPPDSDYSLLLTFIYGGRVVGEAQVQSLDCRLVAEPSGSQYGMEQVVFPKPDPREPTQRLLSQIERGVLVASNSRGLFVQRLCPIPISWNAPQAPPGPGPHLLPSNECVELFRTTYFCRDLARYFQGLGPPPKFQVTLNFWEESPGPSHTPKSLITVQMEQAFARRLLEETPEEQAAALSLLQSLGDPPSSSSLCSSYLL, encoded by the exons ATGGCATCGGGCCGGGCACGCTGCACCCGAAAGCTGCGGAACTGGGTGGTGGAGCAAGTGGAGAGTGGGCAGTTCCCGGGGGTGTGCTGGGACGATGCAGCTAAGACCATGTTCCGGATTCCTTGGAAGCATGCAGGCAAGCAGGACTTCCGGGAGGACCAGGATGCCGCTTTCTTCAAG GCATGGGCGATATTTAAGGGGAAGtacaaggagggagacacagaaggcccTGCTATCTGGAAGACTCGTCTGCGCTGTGCTCTCAACAAGAGCCCCGAATTTGAGGAGGTTCCTGAAAATGGCCATAGGGATGGAGCTGAGCCCTACAAGGTGTATCGGCTGCTGCCATCGGGGACCCTCCCTG CCCAGCCAGGGACCCAGAAATCACCATCAAAGCGACATTACAGTTCTGTGTCCTCTGAGAGGGAAGAGGATGAGGGTACCACAAAGAACTGCATACTGAGTCCCTCTTTGATTGAGGACCCCCTCAAAAAC gaggaggtgggggccagTGGGGAAGCAGGCCATTCAGAATttgggagcagcagcagcagcaacagcccTGAGCCTCAGGAAG GTACAGACACAACAGAAGCCCCTTTCCAAGGAGATCAGGTGTCATTGGAGAGTCTGCCCCCTCCAGACTCAG ACTACTCGCTGCTGCTTACCTTCATCTACGGTGGGCGCGTGGTGGGCGAAGCCCAGGTGCAGAGCCTGGACTGCCGCCTTGTGGCTGAGCCCTCAGGCTCCCAGTATGGGATGGAGCAGGTGGTGTTTCCCAAGCCTGACCCACGAGAGCCCACCCAGCGCCTGCTGAGCCAGATCGAGAGAGGTGTCCTAGTAGCCAGCAACTCCAGAGGCCTCTTCGTGCAGcgtctctgccccatccccatctCCTGGAACGCGCCCCAGGCGCCACCCGGTCCAGGCCCACATCTGCTGCCCAGCAATGAGTGCGTGGAGCTCTTCAGAACCACCTACTTCTGCAGAG ACCTGGCCAGGTACTTCCAGGGCCTGGGCCCCCCACCCAAGTTCCAGGTGACTCTGAACTTCTGGGAGGAGAGCCCTGGCCCCAGCCACACCCCGAAGAGTCTTATCACAGTGCAG ATGGAGCAGGCCTTTGCCCGACGTTTACTGGAGGAGACTCCTGAGGAGCAGGCAGCCGCTCTCTCCCTGCTGCAGAGCCTGGGAGACCCGCCTTCCTCCTCTTCGCTCTGTTCCTCCTATCTCCTTTGA
- the LOC122222386 gene encoding extensin-like has translation MKSREVPPRNPCCQRQEREPIGQDTSQWPRQRTGFFRLVRCLPRETPVASTPSRLLGALERALPKPTPVPHWLSWGPPPSNDGGAKHPWARSLRQDLVPREGDPAGTTGAEAECKTQAPGTLAEDPRSLSGPGLEPSPDLPSGSSAPPTWNPTRKAPAPLFGIRGPPRCHLSKPFVPTVLGSPAPQRITIEIRTEEWRRRG, from the exons ATGAAAAG CAGAGAAGTGCCACCGAGGAACCCTTGTTGCCAGAGGCAAGAACGAGAGCCCATTGGTCAGGACACCTCACAATGGCCCCGGCAGCGCACAGGATTCTTCCGATTGGTTCGCTGTCTGCCTCGGGAGACCCCTGTTGCCTCGACGCCCAGCAGGCTCCTTGGTGCCCTGGAAAGAGCGCTTCCCAAGCCCACCCCCGTTCCCCATTGGCTGTCGTGGGGGCCGCCGCCATCTAATGACGGAGGCGCAAAGCACCCGTGGGCGCGCTCCCTGCGGCAGGATCTAGTCCCGCGGGAGGGCGACCCTGCCGGGACTACAGGTGCCGAAGCTGAGTGCAAGACTCAGGCGCCCGGCACTCTTGCGGAGGACCCCCGTTCTCTCTCGGGACCTGGTCTGGAACCCAGCCCGGACCTGCCCTCGGGGAGCTCTGCACCTCCAACCTGGAACCCAACCCGAAAGGCCCCA GCTCCTTTATTTGGCATTCGGGGTCCACCTCGGTGCCACCTCTCCAAACCCTTCGTTCCAACGGTGTTGGGAAGTCCCGCGCCGCAAAGAATTACGATTGAGATCCGAACGGAGGAGTGGCGGAGACGGGGGTGA
- the REC8 gene encoding meiotic recombination protein REC8 homolog isoform X2 gives MFYYPNVLQRHTGCFATIWLAATRGSRLVKREYLKVNVVKTCEEILDYVLVRVQPPLPGLPRPRFSLYLSAQLQIGVIRVYSQQCQYLVEDIQHILERLHRAQLQIRIDMVETDLPSLLLPNRLAMMETLEDAPDPFFGMMSVDPTLPSPFNIPQIRHLLEAATPERLLEEIPPEVPMEPTKPDRIPVTVLPPEAITLQEPEPIRMLQIEGERDLPEVSRRDLELLIAEEEEAILLEEREEYKEEPRALEGDTILPSLSPPALAPVEGAAEPLPVPVPEEPKPAAWEPEALLTEVTPPPELRLPAPPSPERRPPVAPYPGVPPARRRRRRQLLFWDKETQISREKFREQLQTRAHCWECPKAQPPERTIRSPTELFRTPTHSGWLPPELLSFWTRCAQPPPEALRRRPPLEPEEEAEEERRRTEALSDIEVLREAQEPSGPLMLSSELSLEAAEEEKTRISLIPSEERWAWAEAERPEAPALPVVPELPEVPMELPLELPLEPELLSLEAVYRAVAQELQANREPDFSSLVSPLSPRRVAARAFYLLLVLAAQQILRVEQEKPYGRLLMQPGPRFRCG, from the exons ATGTTCTACTATCCCAACGTGCTTCAGCGCCACACCGGCTGCTTCGCCACCATCTG GCTGGCAGCGACGCGTGGCAGCCGGCTGGTGAAGCGTGAGTACTTGAAGGTGAACGTGGTGAAGACCTG CGAGGAAATCCTCGATTACGTGCTGGTACGAGTGCAGCCCCCGCTGCCCGGTCTACCGCGGCCCCGCTTCTCCCTGTATCTCTCAGCCCAGCTGCAGATTGGTGTGATCCGGGTCTACTCCCAGCAATGCCAATACCTCGTAG AGGACATCCAGCACATTCTGGAGCGCCTGCACCGTGCCCAGCTGCAGATCCGCATTGATATGGTAGAGACTGACCT acCCAGCCTGCTGCTTCCTAACCGCCTGGCCATGATGGAGACCCTGGAAGATGCTCCAGACCCCTTTTTTGGAATGATGTCTGTGGATCCCACACTTCCCAGCCCCTTCAATATCCCTCAG ATTCGACACCTTCTTGAGGCTGCAACCCCAGAGAGACTTCTTGAGGAGATCCCTCCTGAAGTCCCTATGGAGCCAACGAAGCCAG ACAGGATCCCGGTCACTGTGCTGCCCCCAGAGGCCATCACCCTCCAAGAGCCAGAGCCCATACGCATGCTGCAGATTGAG GGTGAACGGGACCTTCCAGAGGTCAGCCGGCGAGACTTGGAGCTGCTGATTGCCGAGGAAGAAGAAGCTATCTTATTAGAGGAACGTGAAG AGTACAAGGAGGAGCCCCGGGCCCTGGAGGGAGACACCATATTACCCTCGCTTTCACCTCCAGCTCTTGCACC GGTGGAAGGGGCAGCAGAGCCACTTCCGGTCCCAGTGCCCGAGGAACCGAAGCCAGCAGCCTGGGAGCCCGAGGCCCTACTTACTG AGGTGACTCCTCCACCGGAGCTGCGTctgccagcccctcccagcccagag AGGAGGCCCCCAGTTGCCCCATATCCTGGGGTCCCACCTGCTCGTCGCCGTCGCCGCCGCCAGTTACTGTTCTGGGACAAGGAGACTCAGATTTCCCGGGAGAAATTCCGGGAACAACTGCAAACCAGAGCCCACTGCTGGGAGTGT CCAAAGGCACAGCCTCCTGAGAGGACCATCAGAAGCCCCACGGAGCTATTCCGAACCCCAACTCACT ctggctggTTACCCCCAGAACTGCTGTCTTTCTGGACCCGCTGTGCCCAGCCACCCCCAGAAGCACTCAGGCGAAGGCCACCCCTGGAGCCTGaagaggaggctgaggaggaaaggaggaggactGAAGCTCTGAGCGATATTGAG GTCCTGAGAGAGGCCCAGGAGCCCAGCGGGCCCCTCATGCTGTCTTCAG aaCTCTCTCTAGAAGCGGCCGAGGAGGAGAAGACCCGCATCAGCCTCATCCCTTCGGAAGAACGGTG GGCCTGGGCCGAGGCAGAGCGGCCAGAGGCCCCTGCACTGCCTGTGGTACCCGAACTCCCTGAAGTGCCTATGGAGTTGCCTTTGGAGCTGCCCCTGGAGCCCGAGCTGCTGTCGCTGGAGGCTGTGTATAG GGCAGTGGCACAGGAGCTGCAGGCCAACAGGGAGCCCGATTTCAGCAGCCTGGTGTCTCCTCTCAGCCCTCGCAGGGTGGCTGCCCGGGCCTTCTATCTGCTACTAG TGCTTGCAGCACAACAGATCCTTCGCGTGGAACAAGAGAAGCCGTACGGGCGCCTCCTGATGCAGCCGGGGCCCCGATTCCGCTGCGGTTAG
- the REC8 gene encoding meiotic recombination protein REC8 homolog isoform X1: MFYYPNVLQRHTGCFATIWLAATRGSRLVKREYLKVNVVKTCEEILDYVLVRVQPPLPGLPRPRFSLYLSAQLQIGVIRVYSQQCQYLVEDIQHILERLHRAQLQIRIDMVETDLPSLLLPNRLAMMETLEDAPDPFFGMMSVDPTLPSPFNIPQIRHLLEAATPERLLEEIPPEVPMEPTKPDRIPVTVLPPEAITLQEPEPIRMLQIEGERDLPEVSRRDLELLIAEEEEAILLEEREEYKEEPRALEGDTILPSLSPPALAPVEGAAEPLPVPVPEEPKPAAWEPEALLTEVTPPPELRLPAPPSPEQRRPPVAPYPGVPPARRRRRRQLLFWDKETQISREKFREQLQTRAHCWECPKAQPPERTIRSPTELFRTPTHSGWLPPELLSFWTRCAQPPPEALRRRPPLEPEEEAEEERRRTEALSDIEVLREAQEPSGPLMLSSELSLEAAEEEKTRISLIPSEERWAWAEAERPEAPALPVVPELPEVPMELPLELPLEPELLSLEAVYRAVAQELQANREPDFSSLVSPLSPRRVAARAFYLLLVLAAQQILRVEQEKPYGRLLMQPGPRFRCG, from the exons ATGTTCTACTATCCCAACGTGCTTCAGCGCCACACCGGCTGCTTCGCCACCATCTG GCTGGCAGCGACGCGTGGCAGCCGGCTGGTGAAGCGTGAGTACTTGAAGGTGAACGTGGTGAAGACCTG CGAGGAAATCCTCGATTACGTGCTGGTACGAGTGCAGCCCCCGCTGCCCGGTCTACCGCGGCCCCGCTTCTCCCTGTATCTCTCAGCCCAGCTGCAGATTGGTGTGATCCGGGTCTACTCCCAGCAATGCCAATACCTCGTAG AGGACATCCAGCACATTCTGGAGCGCCTGCACCGTGCCCAGCTGCAGATCCGCATTGATATGGTAGAGACTGACCT acCCAGCCTGCTGCTTCCTAACCGCCTGGCCATGATGGAGACCCTGGAAGATGCTCCAGACCCCTTTTTTGGAATGATGTCTGTGGATCCCACACTTCCCAGCCCCTTCAATATCCCTCAG ATTCGACACCTTCTTGAGGCTGCAACCCCAGAGAGACTTCTTGAGGAGATCCCTCCTGAAGTCCCTATGGAGCCAACGAAGCCAG ACAGGATCCCGGTCACTGTGCTGCCCCCAGAGGCCATCACCCTCCAAGAGCCAGAGCCCATACGCATGCTGCAGATTGAG GGTGAACGGGACCTTCCAGAGGTCAGCCGGCGAGACTTGGAGCTGCTGATTGCCGAGGAAGAAGAAGCTATCTTATTAGAGGAACGTGAAG AGTACAAGGAGGAGCCCCGGGCCCTGGAGGGAGACACCATATTACCCTCGCTTTCACCTCCAGCTCTTGCACC GGTGGAAGGGGCAGCAGAGCCACTTCCGGTCCCAGTGCCCGAGGAACCGAAGCCAGCAGCCTGGGAGCCCGAGGCCCTACTTACTG AGGTGACTCCTCCACCGGAGCTGCGTctgccagcccctcccagcccagag CAGAGGAGGCCCCCAGTTGCCCCATATCCTGGGGTCCCACCTGCTCGTCGCCGTCGCCGCCGCCAGTTACTGTTCTGGGACAAGGAGACTCAGATTTCCCGGGAGAAATTCCGGGAACAACTGCAAACCAGAGCCCACTGCTGGGAGTGT CCAAAGGCACAGCCTCCTGAGAGGACCATCAGAAGCCCCACGGAGCTATTCCGAACCCCAACTCACT ctggctggTTACCCCCAGAACTGCTGTCTTTCTGGACCCGCTGTGCCCAGCCACCCCCAGAAGCACTCAGGCGAAGGCCACCCCTGGAGCCTGaagaggaggctgaggaggaaaggaggaggactGAAGCTCTGAGCGATATTGAG GTCCTGAGAGAGGCCCAGGAGCCCAGCGGGCCCCTCATGCTGTCTTCAG aaCTCTCTCTAGAAGCGGCCGAGGAGGAGAAGACCCGCATCAGCCTCATCCCTTCGGAAGAACGGTG GGCCTGGGCCGAGGCAGAGCGGCCAGAGGCCCCTGCACTGCCTGTGGTACCCGAACTCCCTGAAGTGCCTATGGAGTTGCCTTTGGAGCTGCCCCTGGAGCCCGAGCTGCTGTCGCTGGAGGCTGTGTATAG GGCAGTGGCACAGGAGCTGCAGGCCAACAGGGAGCCCGATTTCAGCAGCCTGGTGTCTCCTCTCAGCCCTCGCAGGGTGGCTGCCCGGGCCTTCTATCTGCTACTAG TGCTTGCAGCACAACAGATCCTTCGCGTGGAACAAGAGAAGCCGTACGGGCGCCTCCTGATGCAGCCGGGGCCCCGATTCCGCTGCGGTTAG
- the IPO4 gene encoding importin-4: protein MGSELNHPGDGRGSEQRPFRRKWVSGPPRAVPPPARPSSGSSAAAMEPAGLEQILRELLLPDTERIRRATEQLQTVLRDPAALPALCDLLASAADPQIRQFAAVLTRRRLSTHWRRLTAEHRESLKSLVLSAFQRETQHSVSLSLAQLSATIFRKEGLEAWPQLMQLLQHSTHSPHIPEREMGLLLLSVVVTSRPEAFQPHHRELLRLLNETLGEVGSPGLLFYSLRTLTTMAPYLGTDDVPLARMLVPKLIVAMQTLIPVDEAKACEAVEALDELLESEVPIITSHLSEVLTFCLEVAKNVALGDAIRVRILCCLTFLVKVKSKALLKNRLLPPLLHTLFPIMAAEPPLGQLDPEDQDSEEEEVEIGLVGETPKHFAVQVVDMLALHLPPEKLCPLLMPMLEDALRSERPYQRKAGLLVLAVLSDGAGDHIRQRLLSPLLQIVCKGLEDPSQVVRNAALFALGQFSENLQPHISSYSGEVMPLLLAYLKSVPSGHTNHLAKACYALENFVENLGPKVQPYLPELMECMLQPLRNPSSSRAKELAVSALGAIATAAQASLLPYFPTIMEHLREFLLTGHEDLQPVQIQSLETLGVLARAVGEPMRPLAEECCQLGLGLCDQVDDPDLRRCTYSLFAALSGLMGEGLAPHLPQITTLMLLSLRSTEGIVPQYDGSASFLLFDESDGEEEEELMDKDEEEEEDSEISGYSVENAFFDEKEDTCAALGEISVNTSVAFLPYMETVFEEVFKLLECPHLNVRKAAHEALGQFCCALHKACQSCPSEPNTAALQTALARVVPSYMQAVNVERERQVVMAVLEALTGVLRGCGPLALQPPGRLAELCNMLKAVLQRKIACQDTDEEEEEEDQAEYDAMLLEHAGEAIPALAAAAGGDAFAPFFAGFLPLLLCKTKQGCTVAEKSFAVGTLAESIQGLGGTSAQFVSRLLPVLLNTAREADPEVRSNAIFGLGVLAEHGGRPAQEHFPKLLGLLLPLLARERHDRVRDNICGALARLLMASPTRKPEPQVLAALLHALPLKEDLEEWVTIGHLFSFLYQSSPDQVVDVAPELLRICSLILADNKIPPDTKAALLLLLTFLARQHTDSFHSALGSLPGDKAQELQAVLGLT from the exons ATGGGAAGCGAGTTGAATCACCCTGGTGACGGGAGGGGCTCGGAGCAACGCCCTTTCCGCCGGAAATGGGTTTCGGGGCCTCCACGtgctgtccctccccccgcccgaCCCAGTAGCGGCTCTTCGGCTGCTGCCATGGAGCCCGCCGGCCTGGAGCAGATCCTGCGGGAGCTGCTGCTGCCGGACACCGAGCGTATCCGCCGG GCCACTGAGCAGCTCCAGACCGTTCTTCGGGACCCGGCCGCCCTGCCCGCGCTCTGCGACCTGCTGGCCTCCGCGGCCGATCCTCAG ATCCGCCAGTTCGCGGCAGTGCTGACCCGCAGACGACTGAGCACCCACTGGCGACGGCTGACAGCTGAGCAtcgggagag CCTCAAGTCCCTGGTCCTGTCGGCCTTCCAGAGAGAGACCCA GCACTCTGTGAGCCTTAGCCTGGCCCAGCTCTCAGCCACCATTTTTCGAAAGGAAGGCCTGGAGGCCTGGCCTCAGCTCATGCAACTTCTTCAGCACAGTACCCACAGCCCTCACATACCAGAGAGAGAG ATGGGCCTTTTGCTGCTAAGTGTGGTGGTGACCTCCCGGCCTGAGGCCTTCCAACCCCACCACCGGGAGCTTCTTCGGCTTCTGAATGAGACCCTTGGTGAGGTGGGCTCTCCTGGGCTCCTCTTTTACTCCCTGCGCACGCTGACCACCATGGCCCCTTACCTGGGCACCGATGACGTG CCTCTTGCGCGGATGTTGGTGCCCAAGCTCATTGTGGCCATGCAGACTCTGATCCCTGTAGATGAG GCAAAGGCCTGTGAGGCTGTGGAGGCCCTGGATGAATTGCTAGAGTCAGAGGTGCCCATCatcacctcccacctctctgaGGTCCTCACATTTTGCCTGGAG GTGGCTAAAAACGTGGCTCTGGGTGATGCAATACGTGTTCGTATTCTCTGCTGCCTCACTTTCTTGGTTAAAGTCAAGAGCAAG GCTTTGTTGAAGAATCGTCTTCTGCCACCCTTACTACACACCCTTTTCCCAATTATGGCTGCCGAGCCCCCACTGGGCCAGCTGGATCCTGAGGACCAGgattcagaagaggaagaggtggagatTGGGCTGGTGGGGGAGACTCCCAAGCACTTTGCTGTACAG GTCGTGGACATGCTGGCACTACATTTGCCCCCTGAGAAGCTCTGTCCCTTGTTG ATGCCCATGCTGGAAGACGCCTTGCGGAGTGAAAGACCGTACCAGCGCAAGGCCGGGCTCCTGGTGCTGGCCGTACTGTCCGATGGAGCTGGTGACCACATCAGACAGAG ACTGCTGTCCCCACTGCTGCAGATCGTGTGCAAGGGCCTGGAGGACCCATCACAAGTTGTACGCAATGCTGCATTGTTTGCCCTGGGCCAGTTCTCAGAGAACCTACAG cCCCATATCAGCAGCTATTCAGGGGAGGTGATGCCACTGCTCCTCGCCTACCTGAAATCGGTGCCTTCTGGGCACACAAACCACCTAGCCAAGGCCTGTTATGCCCTGGAGAATTTCGTGGAGAACCTGG GGCCTAAAGTGCAGCCCTACCTTCCGGAGCTGATGGAATGTATGCTGCAGCCTCTGAGGAATCCCAGCAGCTCCCGGGCCAAGGAGCTGGCTGTGAGCGCCCTGGGGGCCATTG CCACAGCTGCCCAGGCCTCCCTGCTGCCCTACTTCCCCACCATTATGGAGCACCTGCGGGAATTCCTGTTAACTGGCCATGAGGACCTTCAGCCTGTGCAGATCCAGAGCCTGG AGACACTGGGGGTGCTGGCTCGAGCAGTGGGGGAGCCCATGAGGCCCCTGGCTGAGGAATGCTGCCAGCTAGGGCTGGGCCTGTGTGACCAGGTAGACGACCCTGACTTGCGGCGCTGCAC gtACAGCCTGTTTGCAGCCTTATCAGGACTCATGGGTGAGGGCCTGGCGCCACACCTGCCACAAATCACCACACTTATGCTGCTGTCACTGCGTTCCACTGAAGGCATTGTG CCTCAGTACGATGGAAGCGCCTCCTTCCTTTTGTTTGACGAGAGcgatggggaggaagaggaggagctcATGGAcaaggatgaggaagaggaggaggactcAGAGATCTCAGG GTACAGCGTGGAAAATGCCTTTTTCGATGAGAAGGAAGACACCTGTGCTGCTCTGGGGGAGATCTCTGTGAACACCAG TGTGGCCTTCCTTCCCTACATGGAGACTGTCTTTGAAGAAGTATTCAAGCTGCTAGAG TGCCCTCACCTGAACGTGCGGAAGGCAGCCCACGAGGCCCTGGGTCAGTTCTGCTGCGCACTGCACAAGGCCTGTCAGAGCTGCCCCTCAGAACCCAACActgcag CTCTGCAGACTGCCCTCGCCCGGGTGGTGCCGTCCTACATGCAGGCAGTGAATGTGGAACGGGAGCGCCAGGTGGTGATGGCCGTGTTGGAGGCGCTGACGGGGGTGCTGCGCGGCTGCGGGCCCCTCGCATTGCAGCCCCCTGGGCGTCTTGCTGAGCTCTGCAACATGCTCAAGGCGGTGCTGCAAAGGAAG ATAGCTTGTCAGGACACCGacgaggaggaagaagaggaggaccAG GCTGAGTATGATGCCATGTTGCTGGAGCATGCGGGAGAGGCCATCCCAGCCCTGGCAGCTGCAGCCGGGGGAGATGCCTTCGCCCCCTTCTTTGCCGGCTTCTTGCCACTGCTGCTGTGCAAGACG aaGCAAGGCTGCACAGTGGCAGAGAAGTCTTTTGCAGTGGGGACCCTGGCGGAGTCCATTCAGGGCCTGGGTGGCACCTCAGCCCAGTTTGTGTCTCGGCTGCTCCCTGTGCTGTTGAACACCGCCCGGGAGGCAGACCCTGAGGTGCGGAGCAATGCCATCTTTGGGCTGGGGGTGCTGGCAGAACATGGGGGCCGCCCCGCTCAGGA ACACTTCCCCAAGCTGCTGGGGCTTCTGTTGCCCCTCCTGGCACGGGAGCGCCACGATCGCGTCCGTGACAACATCTGTGGGGCACTTGCCCGCCTGCTGATGGCCAGTCCCACAAGGAAACCGGAGCCCCAG GTGCTGGCTGCCCTGCTGCATGCCCTGCCACTGAAAGAGGACTTGGAGGAATGGGTCACCATAGGACACCTCTTCAGCTTCCTGTACCAGAGCAGCCCTGAccag GTTGTAGATGTGGCTCCTGAGCTCCTGCGCATCTGCAGCCTCATTCTGGCCGACAATAAGATCCCACCAG ATACCAAGGCCGCATTGCTGCTGCTCCTGACATTCTTGGCCAGACAGCACACCGACAGCTTCCACTCAGCACTGGGCTCGTTGCCTGGTGACAAAGCTCAGGAGCTCCAGGCCGTCCTAGGCCTCACCTAG